GCTATAGGAATTTTAcgtctatctcaaaagaaatatattgagaagatagtGGCACGTTTTAACATGCAGTTGGCGAAATCtataagtacacctttagcgaagcactttaaactttcagaaaaattatcaccatagactaaggaggaggaggagcatatgtcctgtgttccttattctagtgccgtgggtagtattatgtatgctatgatgtacACTAGGCCtaatatttcacaagctgtgagcatAGTTAATCGTTATATGAAGCATCctggtaaagctcattgggaagctgtgaagtggatcctcagatatttgaaggggacaacaaACGTGGATATAGTGTATCGAAAGGACAGCAATGGCagtgagaccactggttttgtggattcggatcacgccggtgacttggatgattgcaggTCTTTAGCAGGGTACGTGTTTACACTAGCAGGTGGTACAGTTAGTTGGATAGCGTCCTTACAGGATCACATTGTACTGAGAcagagtacatggcactaacctttatAGCGAAagaggcgatatggttacaaagtttgctctcggactttgggttagaacaaaAAAGTATGGATATACACTATGATAACCAAGGTGCAATATATTTTGCGTATAATCCAATTAATCACAAGCGAACAAAGTATATCAACATCAAgtaccacttcatccgagatgtcttagctaagggtatTGTTACTGTTAAAAAAACCGCTATAGCAGATAACCcggcagacatgatgactaagtttGTTCCTTTGGTGAAGCTCAAGCTCTGCTTGAGTGCTATTAGcgtctgtggagagtgagcACCCGTCGGGGCGTTGGGAGagcagcatggatgatgagcactataacttggtTTCAAACATCAAGctaaggtggagaattgttaaattatgtctcgagtttgagtgtTTACAAAACGCGGTTCGCTTGGATGAGGAGTTCGTGGGACggatttaaaaagaagaaaataaaattaaaaaaaaatgggatggCCACACGTATACGAATTCCTTCTTCGGAATTCTTGCTGGAAGTTGTTATTCACGGTGGGGCCCAAACATATAATATTCCGCGATTTCCTTTTACCCAATGAAGTCTTCTCTAGGAAGGAGTTCCCTACACATGAAAGAGAAAgaggtgggcccaggtcaaactttgacttgggcacacatataaaagggtttttttttctttcggaaGGGAGAAGCTGTGTGAAGCAAAACAAGCCGCACATCCACGCCGCTTGAAGAGAACCACAAGATCTTGAAGCCTTGCGAAGCCGTACATAGAGAGTTTTGTCGCGtagtaattttgtgccgtgagtttattcCCAAGTGAGTTGAccttgggtttggggttaaatttaggtgtggaACACTTAGGCGATTGaacgattgtaaactctgattctctaattttagtggattatttgctgctggagATATCGATACTCGGACGgaacgtaaatttctggtgtctttattttttttgtttatttctttggcgatttcgcattgacgtaaattgtaagatcccgtcgtttccgcgtattattAAATCCCAACACTGCCATCCCTTTTTGCAAATTAAAGACAAAGTGTTGGCAAAACCAGTTACTCATTCACCATACTCCTGTTCTCTTTCCTCAAGGATTGCATTTAACAAGAAGCATAGAAGCCAAATAGTAAAGCATAACACAGACTTACCAAAAACTGAGACAGAACAGCAAGAAATAGATGTTCCGCTATGATATATATGAACAAGCAAGGGAAGCATACAATAATGCAGGACGAAAAGAGAGGATCAACATATTGATAGAGAAGTTTATCAAAAGTAATGTTTAAATAAATACACAAGATGAAGTTGCTACATGACTTCATGCGAATAAGTACACTGAAGATCATCACACACCAGATGCCGTGCAAAGTCATTCAGATTCTGCTAGCTTAGCTCGAGAACCGCTTCCAGCTTGCCTGATCAGATTCGGAAGACATCCGTCTGGAATCGCTCATCATACAACTGCCAGTGGCCATACCGCTCTGTATGGAAAACCGACCGAGGGATGTAGAAATTAGGCTTAATTATGTCCTGCAGATTCTTCAAATTGGACGTCGCATTCACGATATCACGACTAGTCAGGTTTGCACACCCCAACAGGTCCAAGTGCATAAGGTCGAGACAACCGTCGCAAATGGAGGTAAGACCTTTCGCTGTTAACTTGGAAAAGCGAATCTCGAGGTGCTCCAGTTGAGGCATGCACTTCCCTATAGCGGCAGCTTCTGAATCGCCTTCTTGCGGGCAAGCATTCAAATACTCAGTGGGGACTACACCCTCATGTTGGGAAGGATCTAACCAGTTCACCAGGTTCCTCTTCAAAACTTTAAGATTAGGACAGTTCCTCCCAATCAGAACCAAAGATTTATGAGACACCTCATGGCAATAGCTAATATCGAGCTCCCTGAGGCTGGCGCAACGGGATGCTATCCTGGCCATCGAGGCATCGGTGACACTTTGGCAGCTCTTGATTGAGAGAACCTGAAGATTCGGGCACCTGCAATTCGCGGGCAGCagataatcatcatcatcaacaagaCTCAACCTAAATCGAAAGTATTTTCTCAAAGCTGATTGCTGCAATGCTTTAGCATACGGCAAACAACACATACAACAGAAAGAACCAGTCTGCCGGACAGGATGACTGCAATGCGAAGTTGCAAACTTCCTCGGTCTGACGTTTAATTTCGCCGCAGCAGATAGAATACAATTTTCGATCCAATCCCAATTCGATTGACACCATATTCAATGATGCGACGGCCGGCCATAATGAGATTCCATACCATTCAAAGAAACATGTCCACGCCAGAACAACGAAAAAACAACGGTAAATTCGACTCTGTTCCTGCCACAATTTCATGTACGCTTCTACAGAGACTCAGATAAAAGCAAGCTTCGAGCTCGCATCCTCTCAAGGCACGGCATGTCCCAATTCACCTCCGTTTCaagtaataaaaatgataactttATCGAAAGATGCAATCGAATCGGCGAACCTCTCGGCGACCAAGTCGAGGGCGCGATCGGAGCAATGGCGGGCGCGGATcgcggcgaggccgccgtcgctcCAGCCGACGGCCGATCGGAGCATGGCGTCGACCCTCCGCTCGAACTCCGGCGACCACCAGTGGATCGACTCGCGGGACGACTCGAAGCGAGCCTCGAGGTCGAAGGCGGTGTGGAGGGAGGGGTCCGCGGAGGCGCGGAGCCACGACTTGCAGACGAGCATGGGCCCCTTCCAGAGCTGCTCCGCCGTGAGGCGGGAGAGGACGTTGGTGAGGCACTCGTGAGTCAGCTCGGCCCAGTCCGGGCTCGACCCCGACTCGCCGGAGGAATCggcaggcggcggcggcggcggcggcggctgctcGGAGGCGTCCATTGGGGGGAATCGAGGAGCGATGGTGGAGTGCGAAGAGGGGAAATGGATGATAAAACCGGTGGAGGCCGGTGGCGGTGGAGAATTATTTGGAGAATGGACCCTAGACTTTCGATATTTCGCAATTTTGACCCG
This genomic stretch from Eucalyptus grandis isolate ANBG69807.140 chromosome 3, ASM1654582v1, whole genome shotgun sequence harbors:
- the LOC104437493 gene encoding F-box protein SKIP1, coding for MDASEQPPPPPPPPADSSGESGSSPDWAELTHECLTNVLSRLTAEQLWKGPMLVCKSWLRASADPSLHTAFDLEARFESSRESIHWWSPEFERRVDAMLRSAVGWSDGGLAAIRARHCSDRALDLVAERCPNLQVLSIKSCQSVTDASMARIASRCASLRELDISYCHEVSHKSLVLIGRNCPNLKVLKRNLVNWLDPSQHEGVVPTEYLNACPQEGDSEAAAIGKCMPQLEHLEIRFSKLTAKGLTSICDGCLDLMHLDLLGCANLTSRDIVNATSNLKNLQDIIKPNFYIPRSVFHTERYGHWQLYDERFQTDVFRI